The region AGCCCGACTCGCGCAGGTTACGCCCGACCTCTTCGACCTGCTTGCGGGTGGCGCAGTAGATGACCTTGCTTCCCTCGGGAGTCTGGTCGAGGAGGGCTTCGATGCGCTCGTATTTGGCGCGGCGGCTGCGTGCGGGGTAGACCTCAAAGAAGAGGTTGGGGCGCTCAAACCCGGAGACGACCACCCGCGGGGATTCAAAGCCGAGCTGGGCGGCAATGTCGCGCTGGACCTCCGGGGTGGCCGTGGCGGTCAGCGCCAGGGTGGTTGGCGAGCCCAGCTGCTTGCGCACCTCTCCCAGGGTCAGGTAGTCGGGGCGGAAGTCGTGTCCCCACTGGCTGATGCAGTGGGCCTCGTCGATGGCAAAGAGCCCGATCGGCAGGCCGGCGAGCGCGTCGAGGAAGACCTGACTTTTGAAGCGCTCCGGGGCGACCAGCACGATTTTGTAGGCCCCGGCCCGCATCCCGGCCAGGCGCTGGCGCTGCTCATCCCAGCTCAACGAGGAGTTGATGTAGGTGGCCGGAATGTTGAAGGACTCCAGGGCGTCGGCCTGGTCCTTCATCAGCGCGATCAGTGGCGAGACGGCCAGGGTGAGTCCGGGCATCACGCAGGCCGGGAGCATGTAGCAGAGGCTCTTGCCGCTGCCGGTGGGCATCACGATCAGCGTGTTGTTGTTCTGGACCACCGCCTCGATGCCGCGGCGTTGTCCGGCGCGAAAGGCCTCAAAGCCAAAGACGTCTTGCAGCGCCCGATCGATCGAGGGGGCGATGGGAGCAAAGGGGTCGGGGAGGTTCATAGCGCGGTGCTCAGGAGGAGGGCCGGCCTTCAGGGACCGGGCGTGGCGAGGGGGCAAGGGCGGGACTTACCCTGTTGTCGTGCTCGCCAGGCGAATGTTGCCTCTTTTCTCAGGTTCCGCGATCTCGGGCAAGGGGTTCTCCCGAGCGGGCCGGGCTTCTTGGGTGGGGGATCTGCACGTGCAGAACGCCGGGGCGAGGGCTTGAGTGGGGGATCTGCACGCGCAGAACGCCGGGTCGAGGGCTTGAGTGGGGGATCTGCGTTCGACAGAAGGGGAGGTTGGGGCTCGGAGTGGGGGAGCTGAGGGCCCGGGTCGAACCCCTTAAAAACGCAGCGTCAGCCCGGCGCTCGGGGCGAAGATCCACCCGTCGTAATTGCGGGGGGAGCCAAGGACGGTGGGGCGAAAAAGCAGGCGCATCATTGTCACATCCAGGTGCGCAAAGACGTAGCGGTAGCCGAGCATCGCCCCCCAGTTCAGCCCGAGGTAGTGCATCTGGGAGTCGCCGAAGTAGGACGAGGGGTTGTAGTCCTGGTACTCCGGGGGCAGGCGTCCTTCCAGCCAGGCGGGCAGCTTCGGAGAGACGCTGATCCGGGAGTAGAGGTAGCGTGGCGAGGCGTAGAGCTTGATCATGTCGCGATACTCCCAGCCCACCGAGAGCCCGGCCTCCAGGTCGCGGCGTTCAAACTCGGTCATCACCAGCCACTCCACCGCCGAGCTGGCCACCGAGAGGTGGTGGCCGTAGGCCACGTGGGCGGTCAGGGCCAGGGAGCCTTCGGGGCTTTCGAAGAGTTGGAGGCGGAGATCGGGTTTGAGCACCGCGCCGTTGTAGCGCAGCCCCACGTCAAGCCCGTGGAGCACCCGGTCGCTGACCCCCACGCGGGCGGCGAACTCCGGGGTAAAGCCCGGGCGCAGGAGCGTCCAGACCAGCAGCGCGTCGAGGAGGGTGCGCAGTTCGTCCTCCGAGACGGGGTCCTCGGTGTTCTGGACCGCCTCGTAGACCGCTCGCCCGGCGTTGATCGTGCCATCGAACACGCCGGTGTTCAGGTCGGCGGCGGCCACGCCCGTGATCTGCACCTGGCCGGGGTCCAGGGTGTGGGCCGGGGCCAGGTTGGTCAGCGAGGTGGCGCAGCCGCTGGTGACGAGGAGGGTGGCCAGCACAAGGGCGTAGCGAGACCAGAAGGAGCGGGCGAAGGGCATCGTCGAACTCATCGCGTCGGGGGAATCAACCGGGGCGCCATCTTGACAGAGGTAGGGGCATTTGCCCTACTCCCCACGGGTTTGTCGAGCGAGGCGCACATTTTTGTGCGTCGCGGCATTTTCCCCGTTGGTCCGTCGACGCCCGCGAGCCCCCTGGCCCACCCATGAACTCCTTTCCCGTCTGAGAGCCCCGATGAGCGCATATCATCTGAAGACCGATCCGGAGCTGACGCGCTGGCGCCGTCATCTCCACGCCCACCCTGAACTCAGCTTTGAGGAGCATCAGACCGCGGCCTTTATCGAGGAGCGCCTGCGGGAGCTGGGTGTGGCGCAGATGGAGCGGGTCGCCGACACCGGGGTGGTCGCGCTGATCACCGGGGAGCTGCCCGGGCCAACCCGGGCCTTTCGCGCGGACATCGACGCGCTGCCGATCGAGGAGCTCAGCGAGCATGACTACTGCAGCACGCGTCCCGGGGTGATGCATGCCTGTGGGCACGATGTGCACACCACGGTGGGGCTGGGCGTGGCGCGGGAGCTGATGGCCCGGCGAGCCGAGCTGCGCGGGAGCGTCAAGATGATCTTTCAGCCGGCCGAGGAGGCCTCCCCGCAGGAGGTGCCGATCGGCGCGGAGCGCATGGCTTGTGAGGGTGTGCTGGAGAACCCGGCGGTGGAGGCGATCCTGGCGCTGCACTGCATGCCCACGCTGGAGGTGGGCAAGATCGGGTACACCGGCGGGGCAGTGTGGGCGCAGTCGGAGCTGGTGGAGATCGTTATCGAGGGGCAGAAGAGCCACGGGGCCTACCCGCATGAGGGGGTCGACGCGGTGGCGATTGCCGCCCAGGTGATCGTGGCCCTGCAGCAGGTGGTCAGCCGGCGGACCGACGCCCGGGAGGCCGTGGTGCTCTCGATCGGAAAGATCGAGGCGGGCAACTCCTACAACATCATCGCCGATCGGGCCAAACTCACCGGGATTCTGCGCGGGCTCTCCATCGAGGCCATGGAGCGGGCCAAGGAGGGGGCGCGCGCCATCGTCGAGGGGATCGCCGGGGCGATGGGGGCGCGCGCGACGCTGCGCTTTGTGCCCGGGGCCCGGCTCACCGCCAACGATCCGGGGCTGGAGGCGCAGGTGGTGCGCCTGATCGAGGCCCGGGTCGACGGGGGCGTGATGGTCAAGCACCTGCCCCAGCTCGGCGCTGAGGATTTTGCGGCCTTCTCACGCCGGGTGCCCGCGGCGTATCTCTTTCTGGGGGTTAAAGATCCCGCCAGCGCGCAGGTACATCCGCTTCACACCCCGCGTTTTGATGTGGATGAGCGCTGTCTGGAGCTGGGCGTGCGGGCGATCACCGAGGCGCTGCTGGGTCTGGGCGAAGATGGCTGAATCGCGTCAAGGCGCGTTGCGCACTTCGGGGTGTGTGCGTATAACTCACCCCTCGTGTTGCCCCGTTGGCAGCGCGATCTATCCCAAGTGAATTGACTTTGCGCCCACCCAGGAGCGATGGCGATGAAAGGCGGCATGAATAGCCTGGTCCGTCAGGCCCAGAAGATGCAATCGCGCATCACCAAGGTTCAAGAAGAGATCGGTAATAAGACCATTGAGGCCTCCACCGGTGGCGGCATGGTCACGGCCGTGGTCAACGGCAAGCAGGAGCTCCTGCAGATCAAGATCAACCCCGACGTCGTCGATCCGGCCGACGTGGAGGTGCTCGAAGAGATGGTGCTTGGCGCCGTCAACCAGGCCATGGAGATGGCCGGCGAGATGATGAACTCCGAGATCGAAAAGATCACCGGCGGTCTCAACATCCCGGGCCTCTTCTAAGAAGCTCGATCCCGTACCCGGGTCCACCCGATGAAGCCCCGCGATCCCATCACTCGCCTGGTCAATGCGTTTCGTAAGCTGCCGGGCATTGGCGAGCGTACCGCCACCCGCCTGGCCTTCTTTGTGCTCAATGAGAGCGAGGAGATGGCCCGGGAGTTGGCCGATGCGCTGGTAGAGGTCAAGGAGCGGGTGGGCCTGTGTACGGTCTGTTGTAATCTCACCGAGGCTCAGGTCTGCGAGATCTGTCGGGATCCCCGACGCGATGCGACCACCATCTGCGTGGTGGAACGCACCCAGGATCTGCGCGCGATTGAGCGTACCGGTGATTTTCGGGGGCTCTACCATGTGTTGCACGGGCTGATCAGTCCGCTCGATGGTGTGGGACCCGATGATATTCGGCTGCGCGAGCTGCTGACCCGGTTGCAGACACCGCCCGGGGGAATGGAGGCGCCACAGGAGGTGATTGTGGCCTGCAGCCCCTCGGTCGATGGCGAGGCCACCGCACTCTACTTGCAGCGACTTCTCAAACCTCTGGGGCTCACCGTAAGCCGGATCGCCAGTGGTGTACCCATTGGCGGTGAGCTTGAATACACCGACCGAGTGACCCTCTCTCGCGCCCTCTCCCAGAGGCGGGAAATGTAGAGCTCGTGCGGGTTTTTCCCCCCTTGCCCCGGCCTAACCCCGGCGTTGCGTGGGGTGGGTCACTGTGCTAGCTTGGCCTTGAAGTCATTCTGACGCCGACTCGACCCTCCGGTGTGGAGGCAACCGAGGAGTAACTCCATGCTCAGTTCCCAGATGGTGATTTACGAAGAGGAGCACCAGCAGCTCACAGAGATCTGTGAGCGCCTGGTGCGCGATGCCCTCGCGAAAGCCATCTTTATCGTGGACAAGGACGGGCAGCTGGTCACCGCGACTGGCGAGACCTCCGGCATCGACACCACCGGCCTGGCCTCCCTGGTGGCGGGTTCCACCGCTGCGACCGGTAGCCTCGCTCTGATGCTCGGCGAGGAGGAGTTTCCGGTTCACTTCCACGAAGGAAAGAACAAGCATCTGCATGTCTCGGTGATCGGAGACACGCTGATCCTTGTAGTGATCTTCGATGAGCGCTCCAGCCTTGGTCTGGTGCGCCTGCGGGTGAAGCGCGCCTATGCGGAGATGGCCGATGTCATCGCCGCCGTCGCCGAGAAAGCCAAAGATGGCAACAAGGATATGGACATTTTCGGCGAGATCACCGACGACGATATCGATAGCCTGTTCAACGACGCCTTTTGAGGGTTGAGGCGCCGTGCTCCAGACGCAGTATTTGAGGTGGTTTTGGGGAGTTTTTGAGAGGATGCATCGGGCTTTAGCGGCATGCTCCAGAGACTCCAGGGTTGACCGGGTGGTCGGCCCGCGGATGTTCAAAATTTAATTCGACACGATTTCGCCTCGTGGTATAACGCTTCGCGGCATGCCGGCGAGTTTATTCGACGATGTCGATTTCGAGACTTCGAACCAGCTAATGCGAGCGTCCCGGCCCCAGGGCGTTTTGCGGAGGCCACGCGCGGTGACGAGAAGGTCCCTATGTCGTTCATCAATTACGCCCAGCGGGAAATCATCCTCAAAATCGTTTACTACGGGCCGGGGCTCTGTGGAAAAACGACGAACATTAAGTTCATCTACTCAGGGACTAACCCTGACGCCCGCGGTAAGCTGGTAAGCCTGGAAACCAAGCAGGAACGTACGCTCTTCTTCGACTTCCTGCCGCTGAGCTTGCCGGCCATTCGTGGCTTTAAGACGCGCCTGCACCTCTACTCGGTGCCCGGGCAGCTCTTTTACAGCGCCAGTCGTAAGCTGATCATGAAGGGTGCCGACGGCGTGGTGTTCGTTGCCGACAGCCAGCGCGCCCGCAAAGAGGCCAACATCATCTCGATGGAGGACCTCAAAGAAAACCTTGTCGCCTACGGCTACGATATCGACAAGATCCCCTTTGTGATTCAGTACAACAAGCGCGACCTTCCCACGGCCATGCCGCTGGAAGAACTCCGCGCCGATCTGAACCCCGAGGGTAAGTACCCCGACTTTGAGGCCAGCGCGATCGCGCCCAATGGGCCCGGCGTGTTTGAGACGCTGAAGGCGGTAGTCAAACAGATTCTGGTGGAACTCAAAAAGACCAAATAAGGTCGACGAGGCACCGAGCTTGAGAAGGCGGTCCCCTGCAGAGGGGGCCGCTTTTTTTTGTGCGCGGCGCGCCGAGATTTGTCTGGTTGGCGCGGAATGGTTGTTGAAATGGTGTTGTTTTTCAATCAGTTACGACAAAAACGAAGAGCTGCACGCGGAGGTGTACGATGGGCCTGCTCTCGGAGCTAACCTACACGCATATGGAAGTCTTTACGGCGCTTGATGCCATGGAGCGAGCGCTATCTCGTGCGCGGCGCTCGCGCGAGGACAAGGCTGAAGTTGGCGCGATCTTGCGTGAGGTGGTGCCCCAGGCGCTCCTGTTACGCCAGCGCCTCAAGGCCAGTTTTGAGCGCGAGCGTGAGCATCTCTACCCCCGGGTGCGGCGCATCTTCGGCTCGGAGGTCGAGGAGATCGGCGGGCTCAAGCGCTACGCCGACCAGATTCTCGATCAGCTCGATCATTTCATCGACGAGCTTCCCTCAACGGGCGAGGATCGCCCCCACCCGGTGCGCCTGGCCTACCTGGCGTTGCTCTTTGATGAGCTGGCCGAACTCTACGAGATGCGCACCGAGATCGAGCGACGCTTCTACGAGTGTTACTCCACGATTGTGTTCCCCGGTGGCGCGACCACCGACTGAGCGTGGCCTCGGATGAGGTTGATCTGGCAAGTCCGGCGAGCCTGTCGCATAGTCACAGCCGTCTCGATGGAGGGCTGAACGATGCGCAGATGGAGTGAACAGGCCGCGGGCGGGCATGGCGAGGAGCCGGGAGGGGAGGCGCCTTTTGCCGATCCGGTTACGCTGGAGGTGATCGGGGCCCGGGCCTTTGTGGCGCGCCTTGCCCCCTACAGCGCTTCGGCCAGGGCTGGGTCGAGTCGCGTCCGGAGCTACGCCCCTGAGGAGCTCGAGGCCTGGCGGGCCGAGATCGAGGCGCTGCGCGCGTTGGATCGCTGGTATCACGACTGCCCACAGGCCCAGCGCCCGAGCGCCGATGCCCTGCGAGAGCTCCCCACGTTGGAGCGTGCGCTGCGTCGCCTGGAGCTCCACGAGGTGCTGCGAGACGCCGAACTCTTCGAGATTAAGCGATTTTTCTTTTACGGGCTCGCACTTCTGGAGGCGGTGGAGGGGGCCGATGGTCTGCCCTTGTCCGACGATCCCGATGCGGAGGCCCTGCGCCAGGCCATGGCCGGGATGCACCCGGAGGCCCGGCCCACCGCGCGCTTTCACCTAAGCGATCAGCTCGATCCGGAGCTGGCAGCGGCTCGTAAGGCCCAGCGTCAGGCAGCCCGTGAACTGCGGGGGCGACGCGAGGCGTTGGAGGCGGAGATCTGCGACAGCTACGGCGGTCGTTTCGATCTCCGAGGGCGCTATCGTCCTGAGGCGGGGACCACGCCAGACGATCCGCGTCTGGAGTGGCGGGCGGGCGCCTGGCATCTGATCGCGCCACCGGTGGCGGACGCCGCGCAGGCGCTCGACCGGGCGGAGGTTCTGGTGGCCGAGTGTGAGCAGGCGCTGCGGAAGCGGCTTTCCGAGAGGCTCGCGCCCCTTGCTCCCCGGATTCAGGCGCTGCACCAGGCGCTGGTGCGCTTTGATGAGCGCCTGGCGCGTGTGCGCCTCAAAGCCGAACTCGGGGCGTGCTGGCCCACGCTGGCGCCAGAGTCCGCGGGGGCATCCTCACCGGCGGTGATGCACCTGGCGCACGGGCGCGATCCGGGGCTTGTGGATCGTCTCGCGGATCAGGTGCAGCCCATTGATGTGACCCTCGAAGAGGCGCTGACCGTGGTCCTGGGGCCGAATATGGGGGGGAAATCCGCGCTCTTAAAACTCGTGGGGCTCTGCCACTTCTGTGCTCAGGCGGCGTTGCCGGTGCCGGCCCACTCCTTTGTGTTTTCGCCGTTTCATGCCCTGATTTACGTGGGCAGCGAGGAGCCTGGCGGCGCGTCGGACTCCGAGGGGCTCTCGTCGTTTGGGCGAGAGGTGCGTCGGCTGGTGAAACACTGGGAGGGGAGGAGCCCGCGCCTGTGGTTGCTCGATGAGCTCGGCAGGGGCACCCATCCTCAGGAGGGCGCGAAGTTTGCGCGCGCGGTGATGGAGGCCCGCGCCGCCGCCGGCGATCGCCTCGTGGTGGCGACGCACTTTCCCGAACTTGCCGCGCTCCAGGGGGTGGCCCGGCTGCGGATCCGGGGGTTGGAGGTCAGCGATGAAGCATTGCGCTCGGCGTTGGCCGGGGTCGATGAAGGTGAACTCGATCGGCTCACCGCCGGGTTGCGCGGCCTGATGGACTACCGACCCCGCGCCAGCCAGGCGACCGATGTGCCTCGCGACGCCTGGCGGGTCGCTCGGGCGCTGGGGCTGGAACTCGGCGAATTCAAGTGATTCAGGCTTCGGGAGGAGGTTAAAAACTTCCCTCCGTTCGCCATCCGGGCCACCATGGTCTTCTTGTGGACCTTGGCAACTCAAGCGATTCCCCGAATGGTTCTGTTCGCGGGCCGACCAGGGGAGCTCGGAGTTAAGGGTTGAAGTTTTTCTTTAAGTTTTTTGACCCGACCTCCGTCCTGGTGTTTGATGGGACACGATGTAGGTGCAGGTAGTCAGGCAAGGAAGCGAGCGACACCGGCATCTGGAGGTTCCCCTCGCGGGCCAACGGCGTTTTGGGCATGATTGTGGCGCACTTACGCGTTATGCCTGAAGAGCATCTTGACCGAGGATGCGAACAGGTACTGGCCACGGCCGGGTGCGTGTTCACAGTCAACGCCTCGTCAGGGCCGGCTCGGGTGAGAGGAGCGTCAATCCAAGAATGGGCGCGTTGTGCGTCGAAGATCACCCAATCATCACTCGCGGAAAGGAGTGGGCCCATGTTGACCCTTACCAGGAAGGTCGGGGAGTCGATTCGAATCGGGGAAGAGATCGAGATCGTCGTCAAAGAGATTCGACGAAATCAGGTGCGTATTGGTATTGTCGCACCACGTGATGTGCCGATTTATCGCGAAGAGGTATACGAGGCGATTCTCGAAGAAAGGGCCGACGACGAGGAGCCCTAGACCTATAGCACCGGGAGCGCGATGGGAGCGCAGCAGCAGCCGTACACGACGTATGGGATGTCTCAACGGGGAGAGACGCAGCTGGTGCTGCTCTGGCGCGACCCGGAGGTGGGCTACGTCTACTGGGAGGTGGATCCGGCTCTGAAAGAGGAGCTGTGGATTTGCCTGAGCAAGCGAGAAGGCTCCGAAGCCCGACGTCTGGAGGTTGAGCGCTGGCGGGTGGACGAAGCGCTCTCCGGGCGTTTTGTGCGGATCGAGGAGCCGGGCGCGCGCTACCAGGCCGAGCTCTGGCGGGGAGACGTCGTGGGGAGTGGGGAGCCGATCCTGTGCTCGGAGATGTCCCGAGCGCCCCGGCGTGCGCCGGGGAGTGGGGCAGAGCGTTTTGTGCGGGTCAGCTGGCAGGAGCGGGGGTTGGGATTTGAGCCGACGGAGCACCGGCATCCGGTGCGCGGGCGTTTTGCCGCCGGGACCGGGCCCCGGCTTAGCTCCATGGCTTTTATGCGGAGTGAAGACCTGCGCGGTGAAAAGGGGGATATGTGAAGACTTACCTGAGCGTGGTGCTTCACGCCCATCTGCCTTTTATTCGCCACCCCGAGGACGTCTACCACCTCGAAGAGATGTGGTTTTATGAGGCGATGCACGAGACGTACCTGCCGCTGCTGATGGCGCTGGATCGTCTGGAGCAGGATCAGGTGCCGGGCACGCTCACGCTGAGCCTGAGCGCCCCGCTGCTGGCGATGATGGCCGACGGACTGCTGGCCGAGCGCTTTGTGGCGCAGCTGGAACGCATGATCGCGTTGGCCCGCGCCGATCGCGAGACTCGGGGGGCGGAAGAACCCCGTCTGGCCGTGCTGGCTGATTTTTACGAGGCGCGCTTCGATGAGATGCGCACCTACTATCTGGACGAACTCCAACAGGATGTGCTTGCGCGCTTTGCTCACCACGCTCGCCGCGGGCGTCTGGAGCTGATGACCTGCGTGGGCACGCACCCGATCTTACCCTTTCTGGAGAGCGACGCCGGGCGTCGCGCGCAGATTCGGGCCGGACTCCAGGAGTTTGAGAGTCATTTTGGGTTCAAACCCCGGGGGGTATGGATCGCCGAGTGTGCTTTTGCTCCGGGCGTCGATCGCCTCCTGGCTGACGAGGGCATCGGCTTTGCCTGCCTGGAAGACGTGGGCATCCTCACCGCCGATGCCCCGCCGGTCTACGGCACCTACGCATCGCTGGTCTCGCCAGCGGGGGTCGCGTTTTTCGGGCGCGATCAGCTCGCCAGCGCGCAGGTCTGGAGTGCCAGCGAAGGGTATCCGGGCGACTATGACTATCGCGAGTTTTATCGTGACCTGGGTTACGACCTGCCGCTGGACGTGGTCCTTCCCTATATCCATCCCGATGGTATTCGGCATCATACCGGGCTGAAGTACCACCGGGTCACTGGCGAGGTGGGCCTGGGCGAAAAGGAGTATTATCGCCCGGATGTCGCTCGCAATCGCGCCCTGGATCACGCGCGCCATTTTGTGCACGCGCGCCGAGACCAGGGGAACGAGCTTTTTGACAAACTTGGCGAGCGACCGGCGCATCTGACCTGCTCTTACGACGCGGAACTCTTTGGTCACTGGTGGTTTGAGGGACCGCTTTTTCTGGAAGCGGTCTTTCGCGAGGCGGCCCATCACGACGATCTGGTGCTCTCGTCGCCGGCCTCGTACCTGAGCGAGGAGCCGGTGCAGCAGCAGGCCACGCCGGGGACCTCGACCTGGGGCGAAGACTCGTATTTTGGCGTGTGGCTCGATCCCTCAAATGCCTGGATTTATCGGCATCTGCGCAACGCCGAGCATCGGGTGGTGGAACTCTCGCGGGCGGCGCTCCATGGTGGGTTGCCCTCCGATCCGCTCACCTCCCGTGCGCTGGCGCAGCTCGGTCGTCAGCTCCTGTTGGCTCAGGCCAGTGATTGGGCCTTTATCATGAAGACCGGCACCACCGTGGAGTACGCTCAACGGCGCCAGTCCGGGCATCTGCGTCATATTGAAGAGCTGGCGGCGATGCTGGAGCAGGGGACGCTCGTGGAGGCCGAGTTAGCGGTCCTTGAAGATCGATATCCGATCTTCAAAGACCTGGATCCGAGCTGGTGGGCCGAGTCCGGTTGAGCCTCATCGCGCGGCGGCTCCCCGGGGTGTTTAGCTTCTTCAGTGCTACGCTCGTTCGTTGTCGCGCTGGAGGTGCTATGAGCGACCTGCGCAAGAGCAGCTTCTTGATGGGTCGAATCGTCGCCGGGTTCTTTTACCTGATTATGGGCCTGAACCATTTTGGGCAGTGGGGCTCATTGAGCGCCTATGCCGCCGAGAAGGGCGTGCCCTGGGCGTCGCTGGCGGTGGGCGTCAGCGGCGTGCTCCTGGTGATGGGAGGGATAAGCGTGGCGTTGGGGCTGCGCCCGGTGCTCGGGGTGCTCTGCGTGGTGTTGGCGCTCCTGCCCATCACGCTGATCATGCACAATTTCTGGGCCATTGACGACGCTGCCGCCCGGCAGATCGAGCTGACCAGCTTTCTGAAAAATGGGGGTCTTATCGGCTCGGCGCTCATCTTCACGGCGATTCGCCACCCCTGGCCGATGAGCCTGGATGAGTGGCTGGATACCTGGAGTTTCCGCCAGCGCCTGCGTCAGGCCGAGGAGCCGTGACGCAGGAATAGGCGCAGGTTGCCAAAGTGATCGAGCCGCCGAGACCGGCCGTTATTTGACGGCTTTTCGCACCGCTTCCAGCACGCCGGGCATCGAGGATTCCTGAGCGCGGCGGCGCATCCAGTCGGGGACCGAGCCTTCCGGGGCCGCGTGGACGGAGTATACCGCCAGGGTGCGCTCCCCGTTGTCGCCGTAGGGTTTGAGGCTCCAAT is a window of Lujinxingia litoralis DNA encoding:
- a CDS encoding GTP-binding protein, producing the protein MSFINYAQREIILKIVYYGPGLCGKTTNIKFIYSGTNPDARGKLVSLETKQERTLFFDFLPLSLPAIRGFKTRLHLYSVPGQLFYSASRKLIMKGADGVVFVADSQRARKEANIISMEDLKENLVAYGYDIDKIPFVIQYNKRDLPTAMPLEELRADLNPEGKYPDFEASAIAPNGPGVFETLKAVVKQILVELKKTK
- the csrA gene encoding carbon storage regulator CsrA, producing the protein MLTLTRKVGESIRIGEEIEIVVKEIRRNQVRIGIVAPRDVPIYREEVYEAILEERADDEEP
- a CDS encoding roadblock/LC7 domain-containing protein; this translates as MLSSQMVIYEEEHQQLTEICERLVRDALAKAIFIVDKDGQLVTATGETSGIDTTGLASLVAGSTAATGSLALMLGEEEFPVHFHEGKNKHLHVSVIGDTLILVVIFDERSSLGLVRLRVKRAYAEMADVIAAVAEKAKDGNKDMDIFGEITDDDIDSLFNDAF
- a CDS encoding MutS-related protein — encoded protein: MRRWSEQAAGGHGEEPGGEAPFADPVTLEVIGARAFVARLAPYSASARAGSSRVRSYAPEELEAWRAEIEALRALDRWYHDCPQAQRPSADALRELPTLERALRRLELHEVLRDAELFEIKRFFFYGLALLEAVEGADGLPLSDDPDAEALRQAMAGMHPEARPTARFHLSDQLDPELAAARKAQRQAARELRGRREALEAEICDSYGGRFDLRGRYRPEAGTTPDDPRLEWRAGAWHLIAPPVADAAQALDRAEVLVAECEQALRKRLSERLAPLAPRIQALHQALVRFDERLARVRLKAELGACWPTLAPESAGASSPAVMHLAHGRDPGLVDRLADQVQPIDVTLEEALTVVLGPNMGGKSALLKLVGLCHFCAQAALPVPAHSFVFSPFHALIYVGSEEPGGASDSEGLSSFGREVRRLVKHWEGRSPRLWLLDELGRGTHPQEGAKFARAVMEARAAAGDRLVVATHFPELAALQGVARLRIRGLEVSDEALRSALAGVDEGELDRLTAGLRGLMDYRPRASQATDVPRDAWRVARALGLELGEFK
- a CDS encoding glycoside hydrolase family 57 protein yields the protein MKTYLSVVLHAHLPFIRHPEDVYHLEEMWFYEAMHETYLPLLMALDRLEQDQVPGTLTLSLSAPLLAMMADGLLAERFVAQLERMIALARADRETRGAEEPRLAVLADFYEARFDEMRTYYLDELQQDVLARFAHHARRGRLELMTCVGTHPILPFLESDAGRRAQIRAGLQEFESHFGFKPRGVWIAECAFAPGVDRLLADEGIGFACLEDVGILTADAPPVYGTYASLVSPAGVAFFGRDQLASAQVWSASEGYPGDYDYREFYRDLGYDLPLDVVLPYIHPDGIRHHTGLKYHRVTGEVGLGEKEYYRPDVARNRALDHARHFVHARRDQGNELFDKLGERPAHLTCSYDAELFGHWWFEGPLFLEAVFREAAHHDDLVLSSPASYLSEEPVQQQATPGTSTWGEDSYFGVWLDPSNAWIYRHLRNAEHRVVELSRAALHGGLPSDPLTSRALAQLGRQLLLAQASDWAFIMKTGTTVEYAQRRQSGHLRHIEELAAMLEQGTLVEAELAVLEDRYPIFKDLDPSWWAESG
- a CDS encoding YbaB/EbfC family nucleoid-associated protein, which encodes MNSLVRQAQKMQSRITKVQEEIGNKTIEASTGGGMVTAVVNGKQELLQIKINPDVVDPADVEVLEEMVLGAVNQAMEMAGEMMNSEIEKITGGLNIPGLF
- the recR gene encoding recombination mediator RecR, whose translation is MKPRDPITRLVNAFRKLPGIGERTATRLAFFVLNESEEMARELADALVEVKERVGLCTVCCNLTEAQVCEICRDPRRDATTICVVERTQDLRAIERTGDFRGLYHVLHGLISPLDGVGPDDIRLRELLTRLQTPPGGMEAPQEVIVACSPSVDGEATALYLQRLLKPLGLTVSRIASGVPIGGELEYTDRVTLSRALSQRREM
- a CDS encoding DoxX family protein → MSDLRKSSFLMGRIVAGFFYLIMGLNHFGQWGSLSAYAAEKGVPWASLAVGVSGVLLVMGGISVALGLRPVLGVLCVVLALLPITLIMHNFWAIDDAAARQIELTSFLKNGGLIGSALIFTAIRHPWPMSLDEWLDTWSFRQRLRQAEEP
- a CDS encoding DUF4912 domain-containing protein, which encodes MSQRGETQLVLLWRDPEVGYVYWEVDPALKEELWICLSKREGSEARRLEVERWRVDEALSGRFVRIEEPGARYQAELWRGDVVGSGEPILCSEMSRAPRRAPGSGAERFVRVSWQERGLGFEPTEHRHPVRGRFAAGTGPRLSSMAFMRSEDLRGEKGDM
- a CDS encoding M20 metallopeptidase family protein, coding for MSAYHLKTDPELTRWRRHLHAHPELSFEEHQTAAFIEERLRELGVAQMERVADTGVVALITGELPGPTRAFRADIDALPIEELSEHDYCSTRPGVMHACGHDVHTTVGLGVARELMARRAELRGSVKMIFQPAEEASPQEVPIGAERMACEGVLENPAVEAILALHCMPTLEVGKIGYTGGAVWAQSELVEIVIEGQKSHGAYPHEGVDAVAIAAQVIVALQQVVSRRTDAREAVVLSIGKIEAGNSYNIIADRAKLTGILRGLSIEAMERAKEGARAIVEGIAGAMGARATLRFVPGARLTANDPGLEAQVVRLIEARVDGGVMVKHLPQLGAEDFAAFSRRVPAAYLFLGVKDPASAQVHPLHTPRFDVDERCLELGVRAITEALLGLGEDG